In the genome of Massilia sp. PAMC28688, one region contains:
- the bioD gene encoding dethiobiotin synthase → MSLNEPEDPVVAPAPVLPDVEREAELKVEPQPVLAAEGVPSRFCCFVTGTDTEIGKTLVSCAILHKLVAGGLRACGMKPVAAGAEERDGQLHNEDADLLIEAGNVHLPANITTPYMLRAACAPHIAAALERVSIETVPIIAAYAEIAAAADAVVVEGVGGFRVPFSDDFDSAQMAEQLNLPVILVVGLRLGCINHALLTIEALVRRDLVLAGWVVNEIDPDMLYADENVAALAARIPAPLLGRIPYMNNPTAEEAAKFIDLAGLPGFPVKRD, encoded by the coding sequence ATGAGCCTCAACGAACCTGAAGATCCCGTGGTGGCACCGGCGCCGGTGCTGCCCGACGTCGAACGCGAAGCGGAGCTGAAAGTGGAGCCCCAGCCGGTGCTGGCGGCCGAGGGCGTGCCGTCGCGCTTTTGTTGCTTTGTGACCGGCACCGACACTGAAATCGGCAAGACGCTGGTGTCGTGCGCCATCTTGCACAAGCTGGTGGCCGGGGGCCTGCGCGCCTGCGGCATGAAGCCGGTGGCGGCCGGCGCAGAAGAGCGCGACGGCCAGCTGCACAACGAAGACGCCGACCTGCTGATCGAAGCGGGCAATGTCCACCTGCCTGCCAACATCACCACGCCCTACATGCTGCGCGCCGCGTGTGCGCCGCACATTGCAGCTGCATTGGAACGCGTGTCGATCGAGACCGTGCCCATCATCGCCGCCTATGCCGAGATCGCAGCTGCCGCCGACGCCGTGGTGGTGGAAGGCGTGGGCGGCTTTCGGGTCCCGTTTTCGGACGACTTTGACAGCGCCCAGATGGCCGAACAGCTTAACCTGCCGGTGATCCTGGTGGTGGGCCTGCGCCTTGGCTGCATCAACCACGCACTGCTAACCATCGAAGCGCTGGTAAGGCGCGACCTGGTGCTGGCCGGATGGGTGGTCAATGAAATCGACCCCGACATGCTGTACGCGGACGAGAACGTGGCAGCGCTGGCCGCGCGCATTCCCGCCCCGCTGCTGGGCCGCATCCCCTACATGAACAACCCAACGGCCGAAGAAGCCGCCAAATTTATTGATCTCGCGGGC
- the bioF gene encoding 8-amino-7-oxononanoate synthase has protein sequence MNMIDAVNHKLALLDEQSLTRLRRVVESPCAPRVVVGGRSMLAFCSNDYLGLASHPRVVAALREGAEMYGAGSGASHLISGHSLAHQLLEDRLAEFVGEHLESPRALSFCTGYMANLAMLTALGADGDAEIFSESLNHASLIDGARLARAQVKVYPHADVQALGALLASSNATSKIVVTDSVFSMDGNLAPLPEILALCERYNAWLVIDDAHGFGTIGASGRGALEHFNLRSQNVVYMGTLGKAAGVGGAFVAAHSSMIELLIQRARPYIYTTAAPPALAHALLTSIDIIGSDEGASRRAHLQALIAQLDRDLHLKRWERMVSRTAIQPIIIGSNEEALRIGAGLYGKGLWVPAIRPPTVAAGTARLRLTLSAAHTLEDVAQLTAALNELEDLR, from the coding sequence ATGAACATGATCGACGCCGTCAACCACAAGCTGGCACTGCTCGACGAGCAGAGCCTCACGCGCCTGCGCCGGGTGGTGGAATCGCCATGCGCCCCGCGCGTGGTGGTGGGCGGGCGCAGCATGCTGGCGTTTTGCAGCAATGACTACCTTGGCCTGGCATCCCACCCGCGCGTGGTGGCGGCCCTGCGCGAGGGCGCCGAGATGTACGGTGCCGGCAGCGGTGCTTCCCACCTGATCAGCGGCCACTCGCTGGCCCACCAGCTGCTGGAAGACCGGCTGGCCGAATTCGTGGGCGAACACCTGGAGTCGCCGCGCGCGCTCTCCTTTTGCACCGGCTACATGGCCAACCTGGCGATGCTCACGGCCCTGGGCGCCGATGGCGACGCCGAGATTTTTTCCGAGTCGCTCAATCATGCCTCGCTCATCGACGGCGCGCGCCTGGCCCGTGCCCAGGTAAAGGTCTACCCGCATGCCGACGTGCAGGCACTGGGAGCGCTGCTCGCATCGAGTAACGCCACCAGCAAGATCGTGGTGACCGACAGCGTATTTAGCATGGATGGCAACCTGGCGCCGCTGCCCGAAATCCTGGCACTGTGCGAGCGCTACAACGCGTGGCTGGTGATCGACGACGCGCACGGCTTTGGCACCATCGGCGCCAGTGGCCGCGGCGCGCTTGAGCACTTCAACCTGCGCTCGCAGAACGTGGTCTACATGGGCACCCTCGGCAAGGCGGCAGGCGTGGGCGGCGCCTTTGTGGCGGCCCACAGCAGTATGATTGAACTGCTGATCCAGCGCGCGCGTCCCTACATCTACACCACCGCCGCCCCGCCGGCGCTGGCGCACGCGCTCCTGACCAGCATTGATATCATTGGCAGCGACGAAGGTGCATCGCGCCGCGCCCACCTGCAGGCGCTGATCGCGCAGCTTGACCGTGACCTGCATCTGAAACGGTGGGAGCGCATGGTCTCACGCACCGCCATCCAGCCGATTATCATTGGCAGTAACGAAGAAGCGCTGCGCATCGGTGCAGGCCTGTACGGCAAGGGCCTGTGGGTGCCGGCGATTCGCCCGCCCACGGTGGCGGCGGGCACGGCCCGGCTGCGCCTGACGCTGTCGGCGGCCCATACCCTGGAAGATGTCGCGCAGCTTACGGCCGCGCTTAACGAACTGGAGGACCTGCGATGA